Proteins co-encoded in one Polaromonas vacuolata genomic window:
- the rhuM gene encoding Fic family protein, with translation MSEIVIYEAADGGQVTVRLDSDSLWLSQEHIADLFKRERSVITKHLRNIFKEGELLEESNVQNLHIPGSDKPVKFYNLDAIISVGYRVNSKRGTQFRQWANSVLRTHLLKGWTLDRLRFEHNAAELDAALTLVRRAAQSPSLVADTGRGLVEIVSRYTQTFLLLQRYDQGLLTDICGTAGGVTASLEAVRHAIAGLKTELICRGEASELFGLERGNAVAAIIGALNQTVGGQPAYPTVECKAAHLLYFIIKDHPFVDGNKRSGAYLFVEFLNRNNALMRNDQLVISDIALAALALLVAESAPAQKETLIRLIENMLCGVR, from the coding sequence ATGAGCGAAATAGTCATTTACGAAGCCGCCGATGGTGGGCAAGTTACCGTTCGACTAGATAGCGATAGTCTTTGGTTAAGCCAAGAACATATCGCTGACTTATTTAAACGAGAGCGCTCTGTTATTACCAAACATTTGCGCAATATCTTCAAAGAGGGTGAACTACTTGAAGAAAGCAATGTGCAAAATTTGCACATTCCAGGCTCGGACAAACCAGTCAAGTTCTATAACCTTGACGCGATTATTTCGGTCGGATACCGAGTCAACTCCAAACGCGGCACTCAATTTCGCCAATGGGCAAACAGTGTTTTACGGACGCATTTACTAAAGGGTTGGACGCTCGATCGGCTTAGGTTCGAGCACAACGCCGCTGAACTAGATGCGGCATTAACGCTGGTCAGGAGAGCTGCGCAATCACCGAGTCTTGTGGCGGATACCGGCCGAGGATTAGTCGAGATAGTCAGCCGCTACACCCAAACCTTCTTATTGCTACAACGCTACGATCAAGGCTTATTGACGGATATTTGCGGGACGGCAGGCGGCGTTACTGCTTCGCTTGAGGCAGTCAGGCACGCTATCGCTGGCTTAAAAACCGAACTCATTTGCCGCGGCGAAGCGAGTGAATTATTCGGTCTTGAGCGCGGCAATGCCGTCGCCGCAATCATCGGCGCTCTGAATCAAACCGTAGGCGGTCAGCCTGCCTATCCGACGGTTGAGTGCAAGGCGGCGCATCTGCTGTATTTCATCATCAAAGATCATCCGTTTGTTGATGGCAACAAACGCAGCGGCGCCTATCTATTCGTTGAATTTCTCAATCGCAACAATGCACTGATGCGAAACGATCAGCTTGTGATTAGTGATATCGCACTTGCAGCATTAGCGCTACTGGTCGCCGAATCAGCACCAGCACAAAAAGAAACGCTGATCCGCTTGATTGAAAACATGCTCTGCGGTGTGCGTTAA
- a CDS encoding tripartite tricarboxylate transporter substrate binding protein: protein MKIAFKKISGQRRVLLSTLAALSLSCLLTTALAQTYPSRVVKLVVPYPPGGATDVIGRVLAQKLSLSLGQQVIVENRAGAGGSLGAGVVAAAVPDGYTLLMGALTSHSINAALMPQQVTFDIKKSFAPISIVGTVPLVFVVNPAVKANTLSELIALAKANPGKLAFASAGNGSPQHLASEMFKRMAGVEVLHVPYRGSGPAMTDLMAGQVQAMIETAPAAQAFVKAGTVRALATTTASPVASLPGVPTAAQAGLSGFEVSSMFGILAPAGTSDEIVNRLSSALKKILQEPEVVASLLAQGAVATYTTPQVASRAIAAEYGKWSQVIREGNIKVE from the coding sequence ATGAAAATTGCGTTTAAAAAAATCAGCGGCCAGCGCCGTGTATTGCTTTCAACACTGGCTGCGCTGTCACTGTCTTGTCTGCTTACTACTGCCTTGGCGCAGACCTATCCGAGCCGAGTCGTCAAGCTAGTCGTGCCCTATCCGCCGGGTGGTGCGACGGATGTGATTGGCCGGGTGCTGGCGCAAAAGCTTTCCCTCTCGCTAGGACAGCAAGTGATTGTGGAGAACCGCGCCGGCGCTGGTGGCAGCTTGGGCGCTGGCGTTGTAGCGGCCGCAGTGCCGGACGGCTATACGTTGCTCATGGGCGCGTTAACCAGTCACTCGATTAACGCTGCGCTGATGCCGCAGCAGGTCACATTCGACATCAAGAAAAGTTTTGCCCCGATTTCTATCGTCGGCACGGTTCCGTTGGTGTTTGTGGTCAATCCAGCCGTCAAGGCCAATACGCTGTCTGAATTAATTGCCTTAGCCAAAGCCAACCCCGGCAAGTTGGCGTTTGCTTCTGCCGGTAATGGCTCGCCCCAGCATCTGGCCAGCGAGATGTTTAAGCGCATGGCTGGGGTTGAAGTTTTGCATGTACCTTACCGAGGCAGTGGCCCGGCGATGACAGATTTAATGGCCGGTCAAGTGCAAGCCATGATTGAAACTGCGCCGGCTGCCCAAGCTTTTGTCAAAGCCGGTACGGTGCGCGCATTGGCCACAACCACCGCCTCGCCAGTCGCGTCCTTACCGGGAGTGCCAACTGCGGCTCAAGCTGGCCTGAGCGGCTTTGAGGTCAGCTCCATGTTTGGCATATTGGCGCCAGCAGGAACCAGCGATGAGATCGTCAATCGTCTCAGTAGCGCACTGAAGAAAATTTTGCAGGAGCCTGAAGTCGTTGCGTCCTTGTTAGCCCAAGGCGCAGTCGCTACCTACACCACGCCGCAGGTAGCGAGTCGTGCGATTGCGGCGGAGTATGGCAAGTGGTCGCAGGTGATTCGTGAGGGCAATATCAAGGTGGAATAA